From Aspergillus fumigatus Af293 chromosome 3, whole genome shotgun sequence, a single genomic window includes:
- a CDS encoding putative RING finger domain protein yields MGLSSSDGDMNSKNHHMVIVLGIGLGVVSLIIMCLLLTIFINRRERTPTFKKNRKDHSDKLRRLDAVSPIRTLEEWWSRSKGPLLPSEGADGQFICAVCLESVLRSQEIRELKCLHVFHRECLDKWYLQDHFNCPLCHRAYYVQESRPSHDFVWMV; encoded by the exons ATGGGACTGTCGTCAAGCGACGGAGATATGAACAGTAAAAATCATCATATGGTCATCGTGCTTGGTATAGGCTTGGGAGTCGTCTCATTGATCATCATGTGTCTGCT ATtgaccatcttcatcaaccgTCGCGAGCGAACACCCACCTTCAAGAAAAACAGAAAAGACCACAGCGATAAGTTGCGCAGATTGGACGCGGTCTCGCCGATCCGAACGCTGGAAGAATGGTGGTCCAGATCGAAAGGTCCTCTTTTGCCCTCCGAAGGGGCGGATGGGCAGTTTATCTG CGCCGTCTGTCTTGAATCTGTCCTACGCTCCCAGGAAATCCGAGAACTCAAATGTCTGCATGTCTTCCACAGGGAATGTCTGGATAAGTGGTATCTGCAGGACCACTTCAACTGTCCGCTCTGTCATCGCGCATATTATGTTCAGGAGTCGCGGCCCAGCCACGACTTTGTATGGATGGTATGA
- the optC gene encoding uncharacterized protein, with protein sequence MESKKESVDITVCQSSKESTNDERTEVPGPQIHTHETQLEIVEDADDDVVSPEVRASVPADDEDIPVNTFRAWFLGIVGTVVLTALNQFFQLHSPPLFLSAYLAILVTFPCGRLMEAVLPERKWKILRWTFTLNPGRFNQKEHCIVAIMASLVTAFDNGSLATDVYVAFEKFLHVPISLGYRFMFLLTTQALSFGIAGLFHKFLVEPEACVWPGVLPTCSMLYTMHQRNKQNEETNGWKISRMKLFAVVILCGTLYQFLPGFLFTGLTTFAWITWIFPNNVTINQVFGAISGMDLLPMTLDWNQITGYLGSPLLVPTWALTNVFCGSIFFLWVVSPALHWSNVWEGMYMPFSSSKTFDNTGKPYNTSRVMNSDYSLNQTAYHDYSPVFLSTTSVLSYGLGFAAVASIIVHTALYHHREIWYGLLASIGKSSGEEKPDIHARLMKKYKQVPTWWYGCTFLGIFSISIAFLYAYDTGLPWHGLILAITLHVILLLPTGIMMAYCNIKLSTAVISALVAGYIWPGKMMNNVVFKIFTLVSSAQGLGYISVMKLAHYMKIPPRVTFAAQCTGIIVSWLTQTAVNIWAMGNVKDICTSKASNNFLCPLAAGYATNATFWGLIGPKRLFSEGSMYRPMLWFFFIGAASPLVLYLLDRRFPRAMLRKIHLPAIFASTASIPPATAANYMAWGIVGLYFNGHLKHRYRPWWMKYNYILSAGLDAALAVGNFLIFFCLAYPGIELKWFGNDIAARTADGLGVPLRTVERGQTFGPRSWN encoded by the exons ATGGAGTCTAAGAAGGAGTCAGTGGATATCACCGTCTGTCAGTCATCCAAAGAATCGACAAATGATGAAAGAACCGAAGTGCCTGGACCACAGATCCATACGCACGAGACGCAGCTTGAGATAGTTGAAGATGCGGATGACGACGT CGTCTCTCCAGAGGTACGAGCGAGTGTTCCTGCAGACGATGAGGACATCCCAGTCAATACCTTCCGCGCCTGGTTCCTGGGGATAGTCGGAACTGTGGTCCTTACGGCGTTGAACCAGTTCTTTCAACTTCATTCTCCACCAC TATTCCTTTCAGCATACCTAGCCATTCTAGTGACATTCCCCTGCGGAAGGTTGATGGAAGCTGTTTTGCCTgaaagaaaatggaaaataCTGAGATGGACATTTACGCTCAACCCAGGACGCTTCAATCAAAAGGAGCACTGTATAGTGGCCATAATGGCGTCCCTGGTGACAGCCTTTGACAACGGGTCTCTCGCAACAGATGTCTACGTCGCTTTTGAGAAGTTCCTTCATGTTCCTATTTCCCTCGGATATAGGTTCATGTTTCTTCTCACCACACAGGCTTTGAGCTTTGGCATCGCAGGATTATTTCACAAATTCCTCGTTGAGCCAGAAGCCTGCGTCTGGCCGGGGGTGCTCCCGACCTGCTCCATGTTGTATACAATGCACCAACGGAACAAACAGAACGAAGAAACTAATGGATGGAAAATTAGTCGCATGAAGCTTTTTGCTGTGGTTATCCTTTGTGGGACACTGTATCAATTTCTTCCGGGGTTCTTATTCACAGGCCTCACAACATTCGCCTGGATAACTTGGATTTTTCCCAACAATGTCACTATCAACCAGGTCTTTGGAGCCATTTCAGGAATGGATCTTCTCCCCATGACCTTGGACTGGAATCAGATCACTGGCTATCTAGGATCACCTCTCCTTGTGCCTACATGGGCACTGACGAACGTGTTTTGCGGAAGTATCTTTTTCCTTTGGGTCGTGTCTCCGGCATTACACTGGAGCAATGTTTGGGAGGGAATGTACATGCCGTTTTCTTCATCGAAGACGTTCGATAATACAG GCAAGCCATACAACACCAGTCGAGTGATGAACTCAGATTATTCACTAAATCAGACTGCCTATCATGATTATTCTCCAGTGTTTCTGTCAACAACGTCTGTTCTTTCATATGGATTGGGATTTGCCGCTGTGGCTTCAATCATAGTTCATACCGCTCTCTACCACCATCGTGAGATCTGGTACGGACTTCTTGCCAGTATTGGAAAGTCGTCTGGTGAAGAGAAGCCAGATATTCACGCAAGG TTGATGAAGAAGTATAAACAAGTCCCGACGTGGTGGTATGGCTGTACCTTTCTAGGCATATTCAGCATCAGTATCGCTTTTCTCTATGCCTACGATACTGGTCTTCCCTGGCATGGTCTGATCCTGGCCATAACGCTTCACGTGATACTCTTGTTGCCAACAGGTATCATGATGGCCTACTGCAATATCAAGTTGTCGACTGCCGTGATATCGGCCCTCGTAGCGGGGTATATCTGGCCAGGAAAGATGATGAACAATGTGGTCTTCAAGATCTTTACTCTTGTTTCATCAGCCCAAGGACTCGGATATATCTCGGTCATGAAGCTTGCCCACTACATG AAAATTCCTCCTCGGGTCACTTTCGCCGCACAGTGCACGGGCATCATCGTTTCGTGGCTGACACAGACCGCAGTCAACATCTGGGCGATGGGCAACGTCAAAGACATCTGCACCTCGAAAGCAAGCAACAAC TTCCTCTGTCCACTCGCTGCAGGCTACGCCACAAATGCCACCTTCTGGGGCCTCATAGGGCCGAAAAGACTCTTCTCGGAGGGGTCAATGTACCGACCTATGCTGtggttcttcttcatcggtgCCGCATCCCCATTAGTACTGTACCTTCTGGACAGACGCTTCCCCCGAGCAATGCTGAGAAAG ATCCATCTACCCGCAATCTTCGCATCCACCGCATCGATACCACCAGCCACCGCGGCGAACTACATGGCCTGGGGTATTGTGGGGCTCTACTTCAATGGCCATCTCAAGCACAGGTACCGACCGTGGTGGATGAAGTATAATTACATTCTATCGGCTGGACTCGATGCGGCGCTGGCAGTCGGCAactttctcatcttcttctgcttggcGTACCCTGGGATTGAGCTCAAGTGGTTCGGGAACGACATCGCGGCGCGAACCGCAGATGGGCTGGGCGTGCCGTTGCGAACGGTGGAGCGCGGACAAACCTTTGGGCCGCGGAGTTGGAATTGA
- the cp7 gene encoding uncharacterized protein has translation MRRWLGEWSLAGFLALAKGAVAESEGSQTLLSCNYGDGSFTTFRSPAYPSHSIRIKEQNDEVCDAGSRQYTGWLEFHGKHIFFWYFDSLNDPLSDPLTLWLTGGPGVSSLVGLMLELSPCRIKTGGNLTERNPYSWTRNSSMIFVDQPVGTGLSYVDSCQDIPTTSEIAAEDMYIFLQIFMTEVFPERRHTPFHIAGESYAGHYIPTLSREILRQNQVSETSEIPLRSILIGNGYVSPLDTLYGYYETLCTTKPGVDEPVFNQTRCQVISEKLPRCISIYEVCYRYPDELLCKAASEVCGVIKELYHNESHAGGRDPFDITRICEVDHLCFSQTLEIQKYINKPGTWAALGVPEAVRNFSIESTEVASAFETTTDLYSNVMKDIKYTLEHGVDVLIYNGNLDLACNTAGNLRWAEALRWNGQAPFTSEKLKPWYSNVRGSRVKAGSFKEVFASIPNGVSGKQRFAFVTVDKSGHMVPLDQPEVALDLYQRWLFQKSF, from the exons ATGAGACGCTGGCTCGGGGAGTGGTCACTTGCTGGTTTTTTGGCACTTGCAAAGGGAGCAGTAGCAGAGTCAGAGGGCTCTCAAACTCTACTCTCCTGCAATTATGGAGATGGGTCGTTTACGACGTTCAGAAGCCCTGCATATCCTTCCCATTCCATCCGTATCAAAGAGCAGAATGACGAAGTCTGCGACGCAGGGTCAAGGCAATACACTGGATGGCTTGAATTTCACGGAAAACATATATTCTTTT GGTACTTTGACAGCTTGAATGATCCCTTGAGTGATCCGCTCACATTGTGGTTGACGGGCGGACCTGGCGTAAGCAGCTTGGTTG GCTTAATGCTGGAATTAAGTCCCTGTCGCATCAAGACTGGAGGCAATCTCACAGAGAGAAACCCTTATTCTTGGACAAGAAACTCATCGATGATATTTGTCGACCAGCCGGTGGGAACAGGGCTTTCATATGTGGATTCTTGCCAGGATATCCCAACAACTTCCGAGATTGCTGCGGAAGATATGTATATCTTTCTGCAAATCTTCATGACGGAAGTCTTTCCTGAACGCCGACATACTCCCTTTCACATAGCAGGCGAGAGTTATGCT GGGCATTATATTCCTACCTTATCACGAGAGATACTTCGGCAGAACCAGGTCTCAGAAACGTCAGAGATTCCACTTCGATCGATCTTGATCGGGAATGGCTATGTTTCGCCCCTCGACACTCTTTATGGATATTACGAGACGCTCTGCACGACAAAGCCCGGCGTTGACGAGCCCGTTTTCAACCAGACCCGCTGCCAAGTCATCTCAGAAAAACTACCTAGATGTATCAGCATTTATGAGGTGTGTTATCGATATCCAGACGAGCTTTTATGCAAAGCTGCGAGTGAAGTTTGTGGCGTCATAAAGGAACTGTACCACAACGAGTCACATGCAGGGGGCCGTGATCCTTTTGATA TCACTCGAATCTGTGAGGTGGACCACCTGTGTTTCTCACAAACTCTCGAGATTCAGAAGTATATAAATAAACCTGGCACTTGGGCTGCTCTTGGTGTTCCGGAAGCCGTCCGGAATTTTTCCATTGAATCCACCGAAGTTGCTTCCGCGTTCGAGACTACTACTGATCTGTACAGCAACGTTATGAAAGATATCAAATACACATTGGAACATGGAGTGGACGTTTTGATATACAATGGGAACTTGGACCTTGCATGCAACACCGCGGGTAACTTAAGGTGGGCGGAGGCTTTACGTTGGAATGGACAGGCACCGTTCACTTCAGAAAAACTGAAACCTTGGTACTCGAATGTAAGGGGTAGCAGAGTCAAGGCCGGGAGTTTCAAGGAAGTCTTCGCCTCAATCCCAAATGGGGTCTCTGGCAAACAGCGCTTCGCGTTTGTCACGGTAGATAAATCTGGACATATG GTTCCATTAGATCAGCCTGAAGTGGCACTTGATCTTTATCAAAGGTGGTTGTTTCAAAAATCTTTTTGA
- a CDS encoding putative ABC transporter, translated as MPIHSPSVESSMLLLAGLCMLIYVANILHFLCRRTLASPLALSPTQILWGLLGFLSAVTCATSSFASLWTVGFDKKSRIITASLWVNFWQVLNDLSIYLTVDVPRRLYPMIWLQGQTGSGLSSLDIVQLVASSTCSVLVPVLSPTLNTSVKGAYHPRDTCSPLARWWLYTWVSPLVRVGYERNGSINKEDLYPQKNEASVETWQQAYASCDSESLPFKSILWKLFRMRLATMALFSGLCGFFELVGTIGLHQLLLSLQSPSVARLQPWFSVTLFAVSPIIRGLCMQTFEYFATHTIGDWKALIVAAVYRKMMILEADADINIGQLQSIISVDIDRLGTLRYTAMTAFMIPVEFVTASILLYRAMGWYYIPSLLFLLVTRYPISRFIISEQTKSQSAIVQATDKRITRTSESIRALLMIKILGNAQTFIRRILDERKQELDAIWLKMRVIILSESLSSSCSFLAMVFSLCLFISAGEKPLAPDIVFTLVAVFNIIKSMLTLSVLGVGQYAQAMVSLQRLSDFMDRKTSPVVTDKTQHTMQAQRLDQRVPSSSTAQVLGEFSHTQVRLDVKFARGGLNVITGDTGSGKTSLLHSLLLGVSANQGIIGLSKAQFEPIAYASQEAWLFRGSIKDNIVFGTAYDQKRYERVIRDCALEKDLAAFKDGDLKEVGEGGRSLSGGQRQRVSLARAMYTNANVVILDDILSGLDPSTFEWVVTKCISRSEQQNRTMIMVTNSQRILQMADLVIQMENGRIAQIKKNLSTESTQDVPDKDYVGHLFHDTPEIPEVVSATPESTGGRDEMSPVSAEAPNEGADFQRVSSLRYGKSSSIVHFQVLTPPGFKYIRSFGSRPFVTLAVISTVGAQALEIGLPAWLSMWSAISVRNEGEGRDGFYLGFYAGISSPSDRVRRQMLTARAGLGSAQIAILAVSLLLLYSGAWRSSRDKHMEMISAIFGTTYTWIWSTQVGEVINRFSSDIASLDDTLFRTFRPVLETWLAIGLRILTVTSLIPLFFLPSVVLCGFAIYVGYQYSFAATAVKHLYAASLTPLHHSIAETASGLKTIHAFRAQAMLQKRFNAALEHHVQAWNAVSDLQRWLAVRMDIFVALISCSAATLAVLRPHSSAPVVGLSLTLTTGLCTALLYLVYLSSLLEVEMASYRRIENYIQELPQEVSSPNLDACAVEHWPTRGLISIKNFGASYALDEKEVLKGVNYRANAGQRTAIVGRTGSGKTSLALSLLRLTTRTRGSISIDGVDIEAVPVEKLRQSISFIPQDPTLLDGTIRFNLDFNGEYAEGYLQSILDDVAGTRKWKLDDTVELNGRNFSQGERQLITLARAMVSKHKILIIDEGTASLDKSSEDRIMAVLRDRFSECTVIAISHRLHSIIDFDQVLVIGDGQVLEAGNPRQLLGGENVFKALYLQQCGTDAVLSGNLSGIRQS; from the exons ATGCCGATTCACTCTCCTTCAGTTGAGTCTAGCATGCTACTTCTAGCTGGGCTGTGCATGCTCATTTACGTTGCCAACATTTTACACTTCTTATGTCGACGAACACTGGCCAGTCCATTGGCATTGAGTCCAACACAGATTCTCTGGGGACTTCTAGGATTTCTTTCGGCTGTGACTTGTGCGACCTCTTCCTTTGCCTCTCTGTGGACTGTGGGCTTCGATAAAAAGTCAAGGATTATTACAGCCTCGCTCTGGGTAAATTTCTGGCAAGTTCTAAATGA TCTATCCATCTATCTCACAGTAGATGTACCCCGGCGGTTATACCCAATGATATGGCTTCAAGGCCAGACAGGTTCAGGACTCTCCTCGTTGGATATAGTCCAGCTAGTGGCGAGCTCCACATGCTCGGTTCTTGTTCCTGTTCTCTCTCCAACCTTGAACACATCGGTTAAGGGTGCATATCACCCTCGAGATACATGTTCGCCTCTCGCCAGATGGTGGCTTTATACTTGGGTCAGTCCACTGGTGAGAGTCGGCTACGAACGGAACGGCTCCATCAACAAGGAAGATCTCTATCCTCAGAAAAACGAGGCCTCGGTAGAGACTTGGCAACAAGCCTATGCAAGTTGTGACTCGGAATCTTTGCCTTTCAAGTCTATTCTCTGGAAGTTGTTTCGAATGAGGTTAGCTACGATGGCTCTATTTTCAGGCCTGTGTGGCTTCTTCGAGCTTGTGGGGACAATCGGCCTGCATCAGCTTCTACTTTCCCTTCAAAGTCCATCTGTAGCCAGGCTCCAACCCTGGTTCTCCGTCACATTATTTGCAGTATCGCCGATTATTCGTGGTCTATGCATGCAAACCTTTGAGTATTTTGCTACCCATACAATAGGAGACTGGAAGGCTCTTATTGTCGCCGCTGTATATCGGAAAATGATGATTCTCGAGGCAGATGCAGACATTAATATTGGGCAATTACAGAGCATTATATCAGTCGATATTGACAGGTTGGGTACACTTCGATACACCGCGATGACGGCATTCATGATCCCCGTCGAATTCGTCACGGCCTCCATTCTCTTATACAGGGCTATGGGATGGTACTATATCCCCAGCCTGCTATTTCTTCTTGTCACTAGATATCCTATTTCCCGATTCATAATATCAGAACAAACCAAATCGCAGTCAGCGATCGTTCAGGCAACCGATAAGCGGATAACACGAACAAGTGAAAGCATACGGGCTCTACTAATGATCAAGATACTTGGAAACGCACAGACTTTTATAAGAAGGATTTTGGATGAGAGGAAGCAAGAGTTAGACGCTATCTGGCTGAAGATGCGTGTCATCATTCTCTCAGAAAgcctttcctcttcatgCTCCTTTCTGGCAATGGTTTTCAGTCTATGCCTTTTCATATCCGCAGGGGAAAAGCCTTTAGCGCCGGATATTGTCTTTACACTTGTCGCTGTGTTCAACATAATCAAGAGTATGCTTACATTAAGTGTACTTGGTGTTGGGCAATACGCGCAAGCGATGGTGAGCTTGCAACGACTAAGCGACTTTATGGACCGAAAGACTTCCCCGGTGGTCACAGACAAAACCCAGCATACAATGCAGGCACAAAGATTAGACCAGCGAGTTCCCTCATCCTCTACAGCGCAGGTCCTCGGGGAGTTCAGTCACACTCAAGTCAGGCTTGATGTCAAGTTTGCCAGGGGCGGACTCAATGTGATAACGGGTGATACTGG GTCAGGAAAAACTTCGTTATTACACTCATTGCTGCTTGGTGTTTCTGCAAACCAAGGCATCATAGGGCTCAGCAAAGCACAATTCGAGCCGATTGCCTACGCATCTCAAGAAGCTTGGCTGTTCCGAGGCAGTATCAAGGACAACATTGTATTCGGGACTGCATATGATCAAAAACGCTACGAGCGGGTCATTAGAGATTGCGCGCTAGAGAAAGATCTTGCAGCTTTCAAGGACGGCGACCTTAAAGAGGTAGGTGAAGGTGGCCGCAGTCTCTCTGGGGGTCAACGTCAGCGGGTGTCCCTTGCCCGAGCAATGTACACGAACGCAAATGTCGTCATATTGGATGATATCCTCTCGGGATTAGATCCAAGCACCTTCGAGTGGGTGGTGACGAAATGCATCTCCAGGTCGGAGCAGCAGAATCGCACAATGATAATGGTTACGAATAGTCAGAGAATACTCCAGATGGCTGATCTAGTCATTCAGATGGAGAATGGCAGAATCGCGCAAATAAAGAAGAATCTCAGCACCGAAAGCACACAAGACGTGCCCGACAAGGATTACGTCGGTCATTTGTTCCATGATACACCAGAAATTCCTGAAGTAGTGTCTGCAACCCCTGAAAGCACCGGTGGCAGAGATGAGATGAGCCCGGTGTCTGCGGAGGCCCCCAATGAAGGTGCTGATTTTCAGCGCGTGAGCAGTTTGAGATATGGTAAGTCTAGCAGTATTGTCCATTTCCAGGTATTAACCCCTCCAGGTTTCAAATACATCCGATCATTTGGCAGTCGGCCATTCGTCACCTTAGCAGTGATTTCCACTGTAGGAGCTCAAGCCTTGGAGATTGGACTACCAGCATGGCTCTCGATGTGGAGTGCTATATCAGTGAGAAATGAAGGGGAAGGTAGGGATGGTTTTTACTTAGGATTTTATGCAGGTATATCATCTCCTTCTGATCGCGTCAGGCGGCAAATGCTGACTGCAAGAGCAGGACTCGGCTCAGCACAAATAGCAATACTGGCAGTCTCGCTGTTGTTGCTATACTCGGGTGCTTGGCGCTCTAGTCGTGACAAGCATATGGAAATGATTTCCGCAATCTTCGGCACCACTTACACCTGGATCTGGAGTACCCAAGTGGGAGAGGTAATCAATCGTTTCTCGTCTGATATCGCAAGCTTAGACGACACTCTGTTCAGGACTTTCCGTCCAGTTTTGGAGACATGGCTGGCAATTGGCCTCCGAATTCTCACGGTGACGTCGCTTATACCACTCTTCTTTCTGCCCTCTGTCGTGCTGTGCGGATTTGCAATCTACGTTGGCTACCAGTACAGTTTTGCAGCTACCGCTGTGAAGCACCTATACGCCGCTAGCCTCACGCCTCTGCATCACAGTATTGCGGAAACTGCGTCGGGTCTTAAGACAATACACGCATTTCGAGCCCAGGCAATGCTACAGAAGCGCTTCAACGCGGCACTTGAGCACCACGTCCAGGCATGGAATGCCGTTAGTGACCTTCAGAGGTGGCTGGCAGTACGGATGGACATATTCGTCGCTTTGATATCGTGTTCGGCGGCAACATTAGCAGTCTTACGGCCGCACTCAAGTGCACCTGTTGTTGGTCTTAGTTTGACTCTCACAACCGGCCTCTGCACGGCTCTACTAT ATCTGGTCTATCTCTCGAGTCTTCTGGAAGTGGAAATGGCCAGTTACCGTCGTATCGAAAACTATATCCAGGAACTTCCACAAGAGGTTTCTTCCCCTAACCTTGATGCCTGTGCAGTAGAACATTGGCCAACACGGGGATTGATATCCATTAAGAACTTCGGAGCCAGCTATGCattggatgagaaggaggttCTCAAGGGCGTCAACTACAGAGCGAATGCCGGCCAACGAACAGCTATTGTCGGCCGCACAGGGAGCGGCAAGACTTCCCTGGCACTGAGTCTGCTACGGCTAACGACTAGGACGCGTGGATCCATATCCATTGATGGCGTTGACATTGAAGCGGTTCCCGTGGAAAAGCTACGACAGAGCATAAGTTTTATCCCTCAAGATCCCACACTGCTTGATGGAACAATACGTTTCAATCTAGACTTCAACGGAGAATATGCGGAGGGATACCTGCAGTCCATTCTGGATGACGTGGCAGGTacaaggaaatggaagctGGATGACACAGTCGAACTGAATGGAAGAAATTTCTCACAAGGCGAGAGACAGCTCATTACCCTCGCACGAGCTATGGTGAGCAAACACAAAATTCTCATCATTGATGAGGGTACTGCTAGCTTGGACAAATCAAGCGAAGACCGCATCATGGCTGTCCTTCGAGACCGCTTCAGTGAATGTACGGTCATAGCCATATCACACAGGTTACACAGCATTATCGATTTTGACCAAGTTCTCGTAATAGGCGACGGCCAGGTGCTTGAGGCCGGAAACCCTCGTCAACTTCTCGGAGGGGAAAATGTTTTCAAAGCATTGTACTTGCAGCAGTGTGGCACGGATGCTGTGCTTAGTGGGAATCTCAGTGGCATTCGCCAATCATAA
- the cdcA gene encoding phosphoprotein phosphatase CDC14 yields the protein MSGYMGGPGQVIEYIQDRLYLASYDSPPDPKAPFPFPLEQAKSPSKRSTRGQPQTPSKKRYPVYFTADDTLFYNSFHADFGPLHIGHLYRFAVHFHEILGEPANKDRAVVFYSKSDSRSRANAACLVACYMVLIQSWPPHLALAPIAQADPPYMPFRDAGYSQADFTLTIQDVVYGVWKAKEQSLCSLSSFSLEEYEKFERVDMGDFNWITPQFLAFASPQHEPVALIPSNTPEYAALPSTVSQVISSKLPLPFKNVLAHFATRNVGLVVRLNSELYSPSYFTALGINHIDMIFEDGTCPPLPLVRRFIKMAHEMITVKNKGIAVHCKAGLGRTGCLIGAYLIYRYGFTANEIIAFMRFMRPGMVVGPQQHWLHLNQGSFREWWFEDSMKEKLAQMQPAPITPGRGSTKQRANNGPIATPPNNSHSKRSALGEIDHNEGAGTQSEEYLPAPTPGQPRKSHRKDSRHHPYARTTSGTLLLDKDMNKTEEQTRQRSSRLSNDSSESEEEIQLRMLAKRSSRSPVASPSQRSVSYSATVTASYTLTDDIHEDRENWGEAGHAAPKTPLSSKSGSGAISVTKVRTSPRRVTDSRSASKGVRKISGRIGSTGSPTRVK from the exons ATGTCTGGATATATGGGCGGACCCGGCCAGGTGATCGAGTATATCCAAG ATCGCCTGTACCTCGCTTCCTACGACTCCCCACCTGATCCAAAGGCTCCGTTCCCCTTCCCTCTCGAACAAGCCAAATCTCCCAGCAAACGATCCACGCGAGGCCAGCCCCAGACGCCTAGCAAAAAGCGGTACCCTGTATATTTCACCGCAGACGATACTCTATTTTATAACTCCTTCCATGCAGACTTCGGACCTCTTCATATAGGACATCTGTATCGCTTTGCGGTCCATTTCCACGAGATTCTTGGCGAGCCCGCAAACAAAGATCGCGCGGTGGTGTTTTACTCGAAGAGTGATTCACGAAGTCGTGCCAACGCAGCATGCCTTGTCGCTTGCTATATGGTCCTCATCCAGTCTTGGCCGCCACATCTTGCCTTGGCCCCAATCGCACAGGCTGATCCGCCGTACATGCCTTTTAGGGATGCGGGGTACAGTCAGGCAGATTTCACTTTGACCATCCAGGACGTtgtgtatggagtatggaaGGCGAAGGAACAGTCGCTTTGCAGTCTGAGCAGCTTCAGCCTTGAAGA ATACGAGAAGTTTGAACGGGTCGACATGGGCGACTTCAACTGGATAACCCCTCAGTTCCTCGCCTTCGCCTCCCCGCAGCATGAACCTGTCGCACTAATCCCTTCCAATACCCCTGAATATGCTGCGTTGCCATCAACAGTTTCCCAAGTAATCTCGTCGAAGCTGCCACTTCCATTCAAGAATGTACTGGCGCATTTCGCGACGCGCAATGTGGGTCTGGTCGTACGACTGAACTCAGAGCTGTACTCTCCGTCATACTTCACGGCTTTGGGAATCAACCACATTGACATGATATTTGAAGATGGTACTTGCCCCCCATTGCCGTTGGTACGAAGGTTTATCAAGATGGCACATGAGATGATCACAGTCAAGAATAAGGGAATCGCAGTCCATTGCAAAGCCGGTCTGGGTCGTACCGGTTGCTTGATTGGTGCCTATCTTATCTACCGGTACGGATTCACAGCCAACGAAATTATCGCCTTCATGAGATTCATGCGTCCCGGCATGGTGGTTGGTCCACAGCAACATTGGCTGCACCTGAACCAGGGCTCATTCCGCGAATGGTGGTTTGAGGATAGCATGAAAGAGAAGCTAGCCCAGATGCAACCAGCACCGATTACACCCGGAAGAGGATCTACCAAGCAACGTGCCAACAACGGCCCAATTGCGACACCACCCAACAATAGTCACTCGAAGCGTTCCGCGCTTGGAGAGATTGACCACAATGAGGGTGCTGGAACGCAAAGTGAAGAGTACCTTCCTGCTCCGACTCCTGGCCAACCTCGCAAGTCCCATCGGAAGGACTCTCGTCATCATCCCTATGCACGCACCACGTCTGGAACTCTCCTTCTGGACAAAGACATGAACAAGACTGAGGAGCAGACCAGGCAGCGCAGTTCCCGTCTCAGTAATGACAGTAGCGAaagtgaagaggaaatccAACTGCGCATGTTGGCCAAGCGTTCCTCTCGATCGCCCGTGGCATCACCAAGCCAGCGATCCGTCAGTTACTCTGCTACAGTGACTGCCAGCTACACATTGACAGATGACATCCACGAGGACAGAGAGAACTGGGGTGAAGCTGGACATGCTGCACCAAAGACTCCCCTGAGCAGTAAGAGCGGGAGTGGCGCCATTTCGGTCACCAAAGTTCGTACAAGCCCTCGGCGAGTGACCGACAGCAGAAGCGCCTCCAAAGGCGTTCGCAAGATCAGTGGCCGAATCGGTAGCACAGGGAGTCCCACACGCGTCAAGTGA